TAAGCCAGAACTTGGAGGATGTTTTAAAATAACGTCCCAGCCTTAAAGCAGTATCTGCACTGATTGCCCTTTTCCCATGGACAATTTCATTAATACGCCTTGGCGGCACACTGATATCTTTTGCCAGTCTGTATTGTGATATATTTAAAGCATCCAAAAATTCTTCTTTTAATATTATCCCAGGATGTATAGGCTCTATTTTTTTATTATTTATCATTGTTAATCACCCCCTATGGTAATCGATAATTTCAACATCATAAGCATCTCGATCTTTCCACTTAAAACAAATTCTCCATTGCTGGTTTATACGTATACTATATTGCCCTTTTCGTTTCCCTTTTAAACTCTCCAGATGGTTTGAAGGCGGGATTCTCAAGGTCTGCATATCTGGAGCTGCATCAATCATCCATAGTTTT
The genomic region above belongs to Atribacterota bacterium and contains:
- a CDS encoding HigA family addiction module antitoxin, with protein sequence MINNKKIEPIHPGIILKEEFLDALNISQYRLAKDISVPPRRINEIVHGKRAISADTALRLGRYFKTSSKFWLNLQSHYDLEIQSDKLGDVLDSEVKICLKVG
- a CDS encoding type II toxin-antitoxin system RelE/ParE family toxin encodes the protein MIKSFKCRETKKIYYREYSLKFPDDIQRNAMKKLWMIDAAPDMQTLRIPPSNHLESLKGKRKGQYSIRINQQWRICFKWKDRDAYDVEIIDYHRG